In Aliamphritea ceti, a single window of DNA contains:
- a CDS encoding flagellar motor protein MotB translates to MSDEEETKCPPCPAGLPGWLATFGDLMSLLMCFFVLLLSFSEMDVLKFKQLAGSMREAFGVQNQVKVADIPKGTSIIAQEFSPGRPEPTPLNEVRQMTTDNDLQTLDIRTNEGESEISEEEKSETQEELQELLEQIEAQAEAQAKQDAVSFAAALQSEIGQGSVEVETDGKRIIIRVKDKGSFSSGSAELKFAYIPVMAKIRDVLLTVRGKVAIEGHTDNIPVSGGQYESNWGLSTARALSVGHELFADPRIDQSRFNVVGYADTKPLAPNDTSLNRSTNRRVEIIVQKGADPEALEKIKAGDAETFGPLTPQEVF, encoded by the coding sequence ATGAGTGATGAAGAAGAAACGAAATGCCCCCCCTGCCCCGCGGGGTTACCGGGCTGGCTAGCAACATTTGGCGACTTAATGTCGCTCCTAATGTGCTTCTTCGTATTACTGTTGTCCTTCTCCGAAATGGATGTGCTCAAGTTTAAGCAGCTTGCCGGTTCTATGCGTGAAGCTTTTGGTGTGCAGAATCAGGTTAAAGTTGCTGATATTCCGAAAGGTACCAGCATAATCGCTCAGGAATTTAGTCCCGGGCGCCCTGAACCTACGCCGTTGAATGAAGTGCGGCAGATGACCACTGATAATGATCTTCAAACGTTGGATATACGGACCAATGAAGGTGAGTCTGAAATCAGTGAGGAAGAAAAGAGCGAAACTCAGGAAGAGCTGCAGGAACTGCTGGAACAAATTGAAGCTCAGGCGGAAGCTCAGGCTAAGCAGGATGCGGTTTCTTTTGCGGCAGCACTCCAGTCAGAAATTGGACAGGGCAGTGTAGAAGTTGAGACCGACGGCAAAAGAATTATTATCCGAGTTAAGGATAAAGGCTCCTTTAGTTCAGGTTCTGCAGAACTGAAATTTGCTTATATTCCTGTGATGGCCAAAATTCGGGATGTTTTGCTGACAGTACGTGGCAAGGTAGCAATTGAAGGACATACGGATAATATTCCTGTCTCAGGTGGCCAGTATGAGTCTAACTGGGGGTTGTCGACTGCTCGGGCGTTATCTGTAGGACATGAGTTGTTTGCAGATCCCCGAATTGATCAGTCTCGCTTTAATGTTGTTGGCTACGCGGATACCAAACCTCTGGCGCCAAACGATACGTCTTTAAATCGAAGCACTAACCGTCGTGTTGAGATTATTGTGCAGAAGGGGGCCGACCCTGAAGCGCTTGAAAAGATAAAAGCGGGGGATGCCGAAACATTCGGCCCACTGACTCCTCAGGAAGTATTCTGA
- a CDS encoding c-type cytochrome has translation MKKLLLAATAAALMTPVAAFAERDGTTVYNTYCLACHMTGVAGAPKVGDVEAWKTRGEKGIDGLLATAKSGLNVMPPMGNCQDCSDGELSAAIQHMLDNSK, from the coding sequence ATGAAAAAACTATTACTTGCAGCAACTGCTGCTGCCCTTATGACACCTGTTGCCGCCTTTGCAGAACGTGACGGTACAACTGTATATAACACTTATTGCCTGGCATGCCACATGACAGGTGTTGCTGGCGCACCTAAAGTCGGCGATGTAGAAGCATGGAAAACCCGTGGAGAAAAAGGTATTGACGGCCTGCTAGCAACAGCAAAGAGCGGTCTGAATGTTATGCCGCCAATGGGTAACTGCCAGGACTGTAGCGACGGCGAGCTGTCTGCAGCTATTCAGCACATGCTGGACAACTCTAAATAA
- a CDS encoding STAS domain-containing protein: MTNETKDELQLPEEISIVNIGEWKDKFTDLLESSSSISINAADLTRVDTAAVQLLVVFIKELQSQNIDFEWLSRSTELDKVARQLGLAPMLQIESA, translated from the coding sequence ATGACGAATGAAACCAAGGATGAGTTACAGTTGCCGGAAGAGATCTCAATTGTAAATATCGGTGAATGGAAAGATAAATTCACAGATCTTCTGGAATCATCTTCTTCGATTTCTATAAATGCTGCTGACCTGACCCGGGTCGACACTGCAGCAGTTCAGCTATTAGTTGTATTTATTAAAGAGCTGCAATCACAAAATATTGATTTTGAGTGGCTAAGCCGTTCGACAGAACTGGATAAAGTCGCTCGCCAGCTGGGATTGGCACCCATGCTGCAAATTGAGTCAGCATAA
- a CDS encoding response regulator → MSTILVVDDSTSLRNMVTFTLKQEGYQVVEAGNGQEALTKAKGGRFDLVLTDVNMPIMDGITLCTELRKLPAFKFTPVLMLTTESSADMKQQGKSAGATGWLVKPFNPEKLISTIKRVVR, encoded by the coding sequence ATGTCGACCATCCTCGTTGTTGATGATTCAACCTCATTGCGAAATATGGTGACCTTTACCCTGAAACAGGAAGGTTATCAGGTTGTTGAGGCCGGAAACGGTCAGGAAGCACTGACAAAAGCAAAAGGCGGCCGTTTTGATCTGGTGCTTACCGATGTGAATATGCCAATCATGGACGGCATTACGCTTTGTACAGAACTGCGTAAACTTCCGGCATTTAAATTTACCCCGGTTCTGATGCTGACAACAGAAAGCTCCGCTGACATGAAACAGCAGGGAAAAAGTGCCGGTGCTACAGGCTGGCTGGTAAAACCGTTTAATCCTGAGAAGTTGATCAGCACAATCAAACGCGTCGTACGGTGA
- a CDS encoding chemotaxis protein CheA, whose translation MSIDLSQFIATFLEESYEGLEVMESSLLDMDSADEETINTIFRAAHSIKGGAGTFGFNEVADFTHRVETLLDEMRSGKQAVTGPLVNLLLESVDCIKALLESVQGGADADPDMLASVQKGLEAALGETPDESVLAEPALDVLSEIIDVADQPSGWLVGFDPHQDLLQQGHEPAFMFEALADYGELSVKPDCDSLPVLADLNPELLYINWQVELTSDCSEEDVKEIFEWVEDECDLTVSQLTSAAAVGWSVEFIPGQDIVQTGNEPSLMLETLSELGELLVEPDLKNLPAWAELNPELIYLSWQLTLESECADAEVLEIFEWVEDECEISIAPLSSAAPDNVSVNAGALNDRDAVHESAVSPDSTPAIPAIPESTADAPVPAVAEQPAVAAKATTPEKTAVARKPKATESTSIRVDTDKIDALINRVGELVITQAMLGQIGQELMDSTGADIERLQSGLEQLERNTRDLQEDVMRVRMLPISFVFNRFPRLVHDVSGKLGKQVDLVISGEQTEIDKTVMEKIGDPLVHLIRNSLDHGLETPDERLAAGKSETGTVQLNAYHQGGVIVIDIIDDGRGLNTARIRQKALENGLISEDQALTDQEIDELIFKPGFSTAEEVSDLSGRGVGMDVVRRNIESLGGNVSVRSDPGNGAKFSVRLPLTLAILDGQLVRVHDQTYILPLVSIVETFQADKKSLSPIAGENKLLHFRDEYIPLISMRALFKLPPEPKEEGFAGSLIAIVENGGQKVGLVVDELYGQQQVVIKSLEVNFKPIEGFAGATILGDGGVALILDVTGIIKRGLSAEIANTAHKRNSNLQAVPNRENVA comes from the coding sequence ATGAGTATTGATCTGTCGCAGTTTATTGCAACCTTCCTGGAAGAAAGCTACGAAGGTTTAGAAGTCATGGAGTCGAGTCTGTTAGATATGGACTCTGCAGACGAAGAAACGATCAATACCATCTTCCGTGCTGCTCACTCCATTAAGGGGGGAGCCGGCACCTTCGGTTTTAATGAAGTTGCAGACTTCACTCACCGTGTAGAAACACTGTTAGATGAAATGCGCAGTGGCAAGCAGGCTGTGACAGGCCCGCTGGTTAATCTTTTGCTTGAATCCGTTGACTGTATTAAGGCGCTACTGGAATCCGTTCAGGGAGGCGCTGACGCTGATCCTGATATGCTTGCCAGCGTACAGAAAGGGCTTGAAGCTGCGTTAGGTGAAACACCTGATGAAAGCGTATTAGCAGAACCTGCGCTGGACGTCCTCAGTGAAATAATAGACGTAGCTGATCAGCCGAGTGGCTGGCTGGTTGGTTTCGATCCTCATCAGGATTTATTACAGCAGGGGCATGAACCTGCGTTTATGTTTGAAGCCCTGGCTGATTATGGTGAATTAAGCGTTAAGCCTGATTGTGATTCTCTGCCGGTATTAGCAGATCTGAATCCTGAACTTTTGTATATCAACTGGCAGGTTGAGCTGACTTCAGATTGCAGTGAGGAAGACGTTAAAGAGATTTTCGAATGGGTTGAGGACGAATGTGACCTGACAGTCAGTCAGCTGACGTCGGCCGCTGCTGTTGGCTGGTCCGTTGAGTTTATTCCGGGACAGGACATTGTTCAGACAGGTAATGAACCATCATTGATGTTGGAAACTCTGTCAGAACTGGGTGAACTATTGGTAGAGCCTGATCTGAAGAATTTGCCGGCCTGGGCTGAGCTTAATCCTGAGCTGATTTACCTGTCCTGGCAACTGACACTTGAATCTGAGTGTGCAGATGCAGAGGTATTAGAAATATTTGAGTGGGTTGAGGATGAGTGCGAAATTAGTATTGCACCGCTCAGCTCTGCTGCGCCAGACAACGTTTCTGTTAATGCCGGCGCTTTGAACGATAGAGATGCCGTACATGAAAGCGCTGTAAGTCCTGATTCAACTCCTGCTATCCCCGCTATACCTGAATCCACTGCTGATGCCCCGGTTCCTGCTGTTGCAGAACAACCTGCGGTAGCGGCCAAAGCAACTACGCCTGAAAAAACGGCTGTTGCCCGCAAGCCTAAAGCGACAGAAAGCACATCGATTCGGGTGGATACAGATAAAATTGATGCCTTGATAAACCGGGTAGGTGAGCTGGTTATTACACAGGCAATGCTGGGGCAGATTGGTCAGGAGCTGATGGACTCAACAGGTGCAGATATTGAGCGCCTGCAAAGTGGCCTTGAGCAACTGGAGCGCAATACCCGGGATTTGCAGGAAGATGTAATGCGGGTACGTATGCTACCTATCAGTTTCGTTTTTAACCGTTTCCCACGTCTGGTCCACGATGTCAGTGGTAAGCTGGGTAAGCAGGTCGATTTGGTTATTTCCGGCGAACAGACTGAAATTGATAAAACAGTTATGGAAAAAATTGGTGACCCGCTGGTACACCTGATTCGTAACTCACTGGATCATGGGCTGGAAACACCGGATGAGCGTCTGGCGGCAGGCAAAAGCGAAACCGGTACCGTACAGCTGAATGCCTACCATCAGGGGGGCGTGATTGTGATTGATATCATTGATGATGGGCGTGGTCTGAATACTGCCAGAATTCGTCAGAAGGCGTTGGAAAACGGATTGATTTCAGAAGATCAGGCGCTGACCGATCAGGAAATTGATGAGTTGATATTTAAGCCTGGTTTCTCAACAGCAGAAGAAGTCAGTGACCTGTCCGGCCGGGGTGTTGGCATGGACGTTGTACGGCGAAATATTGAGTCGCTGGGTGGCAATGTCAGTGTCCGTTCTGATCCTGGTAACGGTGCCAAATTCAGTGTCAGGTTGCCGCTAACGTTGGCGATTCTTGACGGACAGTTAGTCAGAGTTCATGACCAGACCTATATCTTGCCACTGGTATCGATTGTTGAGACTTTCCAGGCGGATAAAAAATCGCTAAGTCCCATTGCCGGTGAGAATAAGCTGCTGCATTTCCGCGACGAATATATTCCGCTTATCTCGATGCGCGCGCTATTTAAATTACCGCCCGAGCCAAAAGAAGAAGGCTTTGCCGGCAGTCTGATCGCCATTGTGGAAAACGGTGGTCAGAAAGTAGGGCTGGTTGTTGATGAGCTTTATGGTCAGCAACAGGTTGTGATTAAAAGTCTGGAAGTGAATTTTAAACCTATTGAAGGTTTTGCTGGCGCGACCATTCTTGGCGATGGCGGCGTTGCACTGATTCTGGATGTTACCGGCATTATTAAACGTGGATTAAGTGCTGAGATTGCGAATACTGCTCACAAGCGCAACAGTAACTTGCAGGCTGTGCCTAACAGGGAGAATGTCGCATGA
- a CDS encoding chemotaxis protein CheW, with amino-acid sequence MNSHEQLGDDLMYSQDGQQYLSFLLEDEEYGIDILRVQELRGWAPVTPIPEMPDYLRGVLNLRGAIIPVIDLRLRFGLPALEYGPTTVVIVINVQNENGERVMGIIVDAVAETYTLASDQIQVSPQIGGVINSEFITGLVAQDEKMIVLMDIDQLMNSGELAIADSVAS; translated from the coding sequence ATGAACAGTCATGAGCAATTGGGTGATGACCTGATGTATAGCCAGGATGGCCAGCAGTATCTGAGCTTTTTACTTGAAGATGAAGAATACGGCATCGATATTCTGCGGGTTCAGGAGCTGCGAGGTTGGGCACCGGTTACCCCTATTCCTGAAATGCCTGATTATTTGCGTGGAGTATTAAATTTACGTGGTGCGATTATTCCGGTTATTGATCTGCGTTTACGCTTTGGTTTACCTGCACTTGAATATGGGCCCACCACAGTTGTCATCGTGATCAATGTGCAGAATGAAAATGGTGAACGTGTCATGGGAATTATCGTTGATGCGGTTGCCGAAACATACACACTTGCTAGCGACCAGATACAGGTTTCACCGCAAATTGGTGGTGTAATTAACTCTGAGTTTATTACTGGTCTGGTTGCTCAGGATGAAAAAATGATAGTGCTGATGGATATTGATCAGTTAATGAATTCAGGCGAGTTAGCCATTGCTGATTCTGTCGCCAGCTAG
- a CDS encoding methyl-accepting chemotaxis protein translates to MKINEPVTDREVKLRDGQELVTKTNLKGIITYTNPDFVEVSGFSEDELVGKNHNLVRHPEMPQAAFKDLWETLKLGRPWSKLVKNRCKSGDFYWVKANVTPVFKNGEIVEYMSVRTRPTQAEVDSAEALYSKLRNKATDLPNPANIKPTNLKSKLNRYTGFGLIAALVVNAVIYTMKLPAEALMAGPLLAYLIMAFGSKLVLNKDVISQAEDAQRHMRDISEGNYLEPIPIEEPGEIGELKRSVKMLAVKLGFEVNNAKEEAKRAQRIKVALDNVSSNVMLANNEGEIIYCNDAVVRMMGKAEADIREQLPDFDANALVGANFDIFHENPDHQRRMLDSLKSTYNSQIEVGSRTFTLIANPVIDEQGDRLGTVVEWADVTDQLIAENEVEQLIQQASMGQLDKRLDVDVYNGFMKNIAGGVNQMLDAVVAPMREVKSVLEALAKGDLTQEMNGEFHGEFAELNEALNSSIRKLEHMVGEIRSAGASITTGSSEISSGNTTLSQRTETQAASLQETAASMEQMTSTVKQNADNADEARKLAENAQLLAEKGGEISTRVVTSMGDISASSSKIAEIIGVIDEIAFQTNLLALNAAVEAARAGEQGRGFAVVASEVRNLAQRSASAAKEIKELISDSVEKVEEGGVFVDESGRALDEIMGAIKNVSSIISEIASASREQAIGIEEVNMAVTQMDEGTQQNAALVEEVAAASSSMEEQAEQLQRLVSAFRVSGMNETVNTSVRMERVRSLVAEPPQPASRQTTRRPAVRTAPPVAEVSSEEWEEF, encoded by the coding sequence ATGAAGATTAATGAGCCGGTCACTGATCGAGAAGTCAAACTCAGAGACGGTCAGGAGCTGGTTACCAAAACTAACCTGAAAGGCATTATAACGTATACAAATCCTGACTTCGTTGAAGTGAGTGGTTTCAGTGAAGATGAGCTGGTTGGTAAAAATCATAATCTGGTGCGCCATCCGGAGATGCCTCAAGCAGCTTTCAAAGATCTTTGGGAAACTCTTAAGCTTGGGCGTCCCTGGAGTAAGCTGGTAAAAAACCGTTGTAAGAGCGGTGATTTTTATTGGGTAAAAGCAAACGTTACACCTGTCTTTAAGAATGGCGAAATCGTTGAGTATATGTCCGTCCGGACACGGCCAACCCAGGCAGAAGTTGATAGCGCTGAAGCTCTGTATTCTAAGTTGCGTAATAAAGCGACAGATCTGCCAAATCCTGCAAACATTAAACCGACTAACCTGAAGAGCAAACTGAATCGCTATACAGGCTTTGGTCTGATTGCGGCATTGGTCGTAAATGCTGTTATCTACACTATGAAGCTGCCAGCAGAAGCGTTGATGGCAGGGCCTTTGCTGGCCTACCTTATTATGGCTTTTGGTTCGAAACTGGTACTCAATAAAGATGTTATTTCTCAGGCAGAAGATGCTCAACGGCATATGCGGGATATTTCCGAAGGTAATTACCTTGAACCTATTCCGATTGAAGAACCCGGTGAAATTGGTGAGCTGAAACGCAGTGTGAAAATGCTGGCTGTTAAGCTTGGCTTTGAAGTGAATAATGCTAAAGAAGAAGCGAAGCGGGCACAGCGGATTAAAGTTGCATTAGATAACGTTTCATCGAATGTGATGCTGGCCAATAATGAAGGCGAGATCATTTATTGTAATGATGCCGTGGTTCGGATGATGGGCAAGGCTGAAGCAGATATTCGCGAGCAGCTGCCTGATTTTGATGCTAATGCTCTGGTGGGCGCTAATTTTGATATTTTCCATGAAAACCCTGATCACCAGCGTCGTATGCTCGACTCACTGAAGTCCACATATAACAGCCAGATTGAAGTCGGCAGCAGAACCTTTACGCTGATCGCTAACCCGGTAATTGATGAACAGGGTGACCGTCTTGGAACTGTTGTTGAGTGGGCGGACGTTACCGATCAGCTGATTGCTGAAAACGAGGTTGAGCAACTGATTCAGCAAGCGTCGATGGGGCAGTTGGATAAGCGCCTGGATGTCGACGTATACAATGGCTTTATGAAAAATATTGCTGGCGGTGTTAATCAGATGCTGGATGCAGTTGTTGCACCCATGCGAGAAGTTAAAAGTGTGCTGGAAGCGCTGGCTAAAGGTGATCTGACTCAGGAAATGAACGGTGAATTCCATGGCGAATTTGCAGAGCTGAACGAGGCGCTGAATAGCTCGATTCGTAAGCTTGAACACATGGTCGGTGAAATTCGCAGTGCGGGTGCCAGTATTACCACCGGTTCATCTGAAATATCCAGCGGTAACACGACATTAAGCCAGCGTACTGAAACACAGGCTGCCAGCTTACAAGAAACTGCCGCCAGCATGGAGCAGATGACCAGCACGGTTAAACAGAATGCAGACAATGCTGATGAAGCAAGAAAACTGGCAGAGAACGCGCAGTTACTGGCTGAAAAGGGCGGTGAAATTTCTACCCGTGTTGTCACTTCTATGGGGGATATCAGTGCCAGTTCCAGCAAGATTGCCGAGATCATTGGCGTTATTGATGAGATTGCTTTCCAGACGAATTTGTTGGCACTGAATGCTGCGGTTGAGGCTGCCCGCGCGGGTGAGCAGGGTCGTGGTTTTGCGGTCGTCGCATCAGAAGTGCGTAACCTTGCACAACGTAGCGCCAGTGCGGCAAAAGAAATCAAAGAACTGATCAGCGACAGTGTCGAAAAAGTTGAAGAAGGCGGTGTATTTGTAGATGAGTCTGGCAGAGCGCTGGATGAAATTATGGGTGCGATTAAGAATGTTTCCAGCATTATCAGCGAAATTGCTTCGGCCAGCCGTGAACAGGCTATTGGTATTGAAGAAGTAAATATGGCTGTCACCCAAATGGATGAAGGTACACAGCAAAACGCCGCACTGGTGGAAGAAGTGGCAGCGGCCTCCTCTTCCATGGAAGAGCAGGCGGAACAGTTACAGCGTCTGGTGAGTGCGTTCAGGGTTAGCGGTATGAACGAGACAGTTAATACCAGCGTAAGAATGGAGCGGGTGCGTTCACTGGTTGCGGAACCGCCACAACCGGCCAGTCGTCAAACAACACGGCGGCCAGCGGTAAGAACTGCACCACCGGTTGCAGAAGTTAGTAGCGAAGAATGGGAAGAGTTCTGA
- a CDS encoding CheR family methyltransferase, with protein sequence MATTVTTEREFEFTGVHFNKAKQELYDYAGIALAEHKQDMVYNRLVRRLRELGLDSFDEYFRCLDSSPAEFTQFINALTTNLTAFFRERHHFDYVKDQILPALKNSGQQRLRVWSAGCSLGEEPYSLAISLLEAGIDPASCDIRILATDIDSKVLASARTGVYEQGRVKALPEETVHRWFLKGKNHNDGRVKVRPELQQMVTFKHLNLMDEWPMQGPFDFIFCRNVMIYFDQQTQARLLKRMANLLRPGGHLFVGHSEALARHQSNFELMGKTIYRKVN encoded by the coding sequence ATGGCAACAACAGTAACGACAGAGCGTGAGTTCGAATTTACGGGCGTACATTTCAATAAAGCTAAACAAGAGCTTTATGATTACGCAGGAATTGCGCTGGCTGAACATAAGCAAGATATGGTTTACAACCGTCTGGTGCGCCGGTTACGTGAACTGGGCCTGGATAGCTTTGACGAGTATTTTCGCTGTCTGGATAGCTCTCCGGCAGAATTCACGCAGTTCATTAATGCTCTTACCACCAATCTCACGGCCTTCTTTCGCGAAAGGCATCACTTCGATTACGTTAAAGATCAGATTCTTCCAGCGCTGAAAAATAGCGGACAGCAACGTTTACGTGTCTGGTCAGCAGGGTGTTCACTTGGTGAAGAGCCTTACAGTCTGGCAATAAGTCTATTGGAAGCCGGTATCGATCCAGCCAGCTGCGACATTCGGATTTTGGCAACGGATATTGATTCAAAAGTGCTCGCCAGTGCCAGAACTGGGGTATATGAACAGGGTCGCGTTAAAGCGTTGCCTGAGGAAACGGTACACCGCTGGTTTCTGAAAGGTAAAAACCATAATGATGGCCGGGTGAAGGTACGTCCGGAACTTCAGCAAATGGTGACATTCAAGCACTTAAATCTGATGGATGAATGGCCGATGCAAGGGCCGTTTGATTTCATCTTTTGCCGTAACGTTATGATTTATTTTGATCAGCAAACGCAGGCGCGTTTACTGAAACGTATGGCGAATTTACTGAGGCCTGGCGGCCATTTATTTGTAGGGCACTCGGAAGCCCTTGCGCGTCATCAGAGCAATTTTGAGCTGATGGGGAAGACAATTTACAGGAAGGTAAACTGA
- a CDS encoding chemotaxis protein CheD — protein MLATKPAAPKALPGFEDMRAFWEPKWECYAIKVQPGAFCISKEKVVLTTVLGSCISACIFDPKLKVGGMNHFMLPASSIADDGGRSMRYGLFAMEQLINGLLRLGSRRENLQVKLTGGGDMMQGITSIGQQNIDFIKDYVAAEQLKVLAADFGGDQARKVAYFPQEGRMLVNRMDHRDDQRLIEEERSYRQDVDCHLDDSDVELF, from the coding sequence ATGCTTGCAACAAAACCTGCTGCGCCCAAAGCGTTACCCGGATTCGAAGATATGCGGGCGTTCTGGGAACCGAAATGGGAATGTTATGCCATTAAAGTGCAACCCGGTGCGTTTTGTATCAGTAAGGAAAAGGTCGTACTGACAACGGTGCTGGGATCCTGTATTTCTGCCTGTATCTTTGATCCGAAGTTAAAAGTTGGTGGTATGAATCATTTCATGTTGCCAGCCAGTTCAATCGCTGATGATGGCGGACGTTCTATGCGCTATGGCTTGTTCGCAATGGAACAGCTGATAAATGGTCTGCTGCGACTGGGAAGCCGCCGCGAAAATCTGCAGGTTAAGCTGACAGGTGGTGGCGATATGATGCAGGGTATTACCAGTATAGGGCAGCAGAATATCGATTTTATTAAAGATTATGTCGCCGCAGAGCAGTTAAAAGTATTAGCGGCGGATTTTGGCGGCGATCAGGCGCGTAAAGTAGCGTACTTCCCTCAGGAAGGTCGCATGTTAGTGAATCGCATGGATCATCGTGATGATCAGCGTCTGATCGAAGAAGAGCGTTCGTACCGTCAGGATGTCGATTGTCACCTAGATGACTCTGACGTGGAACTTTTTTAA
- a CDS encoding protein-glutamate methylesterase/protein-glutamine glutaminase, producing the protein MPKTRVLIVDDSAVVRSVINEMLSADADIEVVGEAVDPYDARDKIKQLRPDVLTLDVEMPKMDGITFLRNLMKLNPMPVVMLSTLTQEGAEVTLQALELGAVDFIGKPMASSSDSHLESFQTDLISKVKAAASASQKLRFRRTRVEPADRIAAPALSAKGQAKDQFRVVAVGSSTGGTEALRDVLIGLPTNMPPIVVTQHIPASFSERFANRLNTVCDLTVKEAQDGDVLETGHVYIAPGDQHLKIRKQGLRMMCRLDDSGPVNRHQPSVEVLFNSLMEIAPANVTALMLTGMGEDGAKAMKSLADAGAHTIVQDEASSLVWGMPGAAVKYGAAKDVVALQNIAKRLMQHLNR; encoded by the coding sequence ATGCCAAAAACCAGAGTGCTGATTGTTGATGATTCTGCGGTTGTTCGCAGTGTCATTAATGAGATGTTGTCTGCCGATGCTGATATAGAAGTCGTGGGTGAAGCTGTCGACCCCTATGATGCTAGGGACAAGATTAAGCAACTGCGTCCGGATGTGCTGACGCTGGATGTGGAAATGCCAAAAATGGATGGCATTACCTTTTTACGTAATCTGATGAAACTGAATCCGATGCCGGTAGTGATGTTATCTACCCTTACTCAGGAAGGCGCGGAAGTGACGTTACAGGCACTTGAGCTGGGAGCTGTAGATTTTATTGGTAAGCCGATGGCTTCCAGCTCTGACAGCCATTTAGAAAGTTTTCAGACAGACCTTATCAGTAAGGTGAAAGCCGCAGCGAGCGCGAGTCAGAAGTTACGTTTTCGCCGTACCCGTGTTGAGCCTGCCGATCGAATTGCCGCACCGGCACTTTCTGCAAAAGGCCAGGCTAAGGATCAGTTTAGGGTGGTTGCGGTGGGCTCATCAACCGGTGGTACAGAAGCGCTGCGCGATGTGCTGATCGGTTTGCCGACGAATATGCCGCCGATTGTTGTTACTCAACATATTCCTGCCAGTTTCAGTGAGCGTTTTGCCAATCGTTTAAATACAGTATGCGATCTCACGGTTAAAGAAGCACAAGATGGTGATGTATTGGAAACCGGGCATGTATACATCGCGCCGGGTGACCAGCATTTAAAAATCAGAAAGCAGGGGCTGAGAATGATGTGCCGGCTGGATGACAGTGGTCCGGTTAACCGCCATCAGCCGTCGGTTGAGGTTTTGTTTAATTCATTAATGGAAATAGCGCCGGCCAATGTGACAGCCTTGATGTTAACGGGCATGGGGGAAGACGGAGCCAAAGCGATGAAATCACTGGCTGATGCCGGTGCGCATACCATTGTGCAGGATGAAGCATCCAGCCTGGTGTGGGGGATGCCTGGAGCCGCTGTAAAATATGGTGCAGCTAAGGATGTGGTTGCACTGCAAAATATAGCTAAACGGTTAATGCAACATCTGAACCGTTAG